A window of Lentibacillus sp. Marseille-P4043 contains these coding sequences:
- a CDS encoding helix-turn-helix domain-containing protein produces MNNTDIAKGVISDDNIVGSFGYLVEKICNFHVLYINNTKETHDSRNILKVFSKDIVRGQKANIPIFRDRTETDTFIIWEQSYQENKDLFLKLRFVARDNLIIRIATIIVADFLEEYKNIIGISMYRHPKLKDKTLLDKAIKKIELLLRNETFLADDTVWENFCGWFKSYLTDWVLDDMVKKTGYTKLVKLDPTKLNELFYNYLTKHLKANGQFMVNFRKVVEYRVQNWIKKIISNLDVENLTISEINNFLDLNNSSLPINNAKSVKNDITFTLIDKGNLLVMSNVAYQSVRETISNKRFDRSSHSPFPTAQISKNTIEGIVQIKPYSLDKHDLTVDETGISESWRQAKEMSELDADVLDALCSFYLANSTHHQDIVEIYLDDLLSIRGLKPKLSGSGRRGGYENEQRSQILKALSRIQNLWIDLEKAVVYEKGKPMQKTLKGRTFVFFNQDYKEYDISKQPLEKLFRFTVDEVFAKYLNGSGRQVAMLPVQALQYNPYQEVWKKKLIRYLSWRWRTQARKGDYLQPHKISSLLDAIGKKMNIRTPSRTRDRLEHALDSLTEAGLIASWQYEKWDESIVSSNGWARIWANSTILIDPPKVIKEKYSAITRAKSVRSTTTGYIGNHSGEEKKDKLGKQMKAIRKRFGLTLLQVADDLEVSVSYLSNIERDIKTPSNKINNRIINWLQRYEDSL; encoded by the coding sequence TTGAATAATACTGATATAGCAAAGGGTGTCATTTCTGATGATAATATTGTGGGTTCATTCGGCTATCTTGTAGAAAAGATCTGTAATTTTCATGTGCTTTATATTAATAACACTAAAGAAACACACGATAGCAGAAATATTCTAAAAGTTTTTTCCAAAGATATAGTAAGGGGACAAAAGGCTAATATACCAATATTTAGGGATAGAACAGAAACCGATACATTTATTATTTGGGAGCAATCCTATCAAGAAAATAAGGATCTGTTTCTTAAACTAAGATTTGTGGCAAGGGATAACCTTATTATTCGGATAGCAACTATAATTGTAGCTGATTTCTTAGAGGAATATAAGAATATAATTGGGATTTCTATGTATCGTCATCCTAAGTTAAAAGATAAGACCTTATTAGATAAGGCGATAAAAAAAATAGAATTGCTGTTAAGGAATGAAACGTTTCTGGCTGATGATACAGTATGGGAAAATTTTTGTGGCTGGTTTAAATCATACCTAACCGATTGGGTGCTTGATGATATGGTGAAAAAGACGGGCTATACAAAACTAGTAAAATTAGATCCGACCAAGCTAAATGAGTTATTTTATAACTACCTTACAAAACACTTAAAAGCTAATGGTCAATTTATGGTTAACTTTAGAAAGGTTGTTGAATATCGTGTCCAGAATTGGATTAAAAAAATTATATCCAATCTTGACGTAGAAAATCTCACAATAAGCGAGATCAACAATTTTTTGGACCTTAATAATAGTTCTCTACCGATTAACAATGCCAAGTCGGTAAAAAACGATATAACATTTACACTAATTGACAAGGGGAATTTACTTGTGATGAGTAACGTAGCCTATCAGTCGGTAAGAGAGACAATTTCCAACAAACGTTTTGATAGATCAAGTCATAGCCCATTTCCCACAGCACAAATAAGCAAAAATACCATTGAAGGAATAGTACAAATTAAACCATACAGTCTCGACAAACACGATTTAACGGTTGATGAGACAGGAATTAGTGAATCCTGGCGACAGGCAAAGGAAATGTCAGAATTAGACGCAGACGTATTGGATGCGCTTTGCAGTTTTTATCTAGCAAATTCAACACACCACCAAGATATTGTAGAAATATATCTTGATGATTTATTATCCATTCGTGGCTTAAAACCAAAGCTTAGTGGGAGTGGCCGCCGAGGGGGATATGAAAATGAGCAACGTAGCCAAATTTTGAAAGCGTTATCAAGGATACAGAATTTGTGGATTGACTTGGAAAAGGCTGTTGTATATGAAAAAGGGAAACCAATGCAAAAAACGCTTAAAGGACGCACGTTTGTTTTTTTTAATCAAGATTACAAAGAATATGATATAAGTAAACAACCACTGGAAAAATTATTCAGATTTACTGTAGATGAAGTCTTTGCTAAATATCTAAATGGTTCGGGGAGACAAGTTGCAATGCTTCCAGTACAAGCATTGCAATACAACCCATATCAAGAAGTGTGGAAAAAAAAGCTTATCAGATACTTAAGTTGGAGATGGAGGACACAGGCTAGGAAGGGAGATTATCTACAGCCACATAAAATAAGCAGTTTGCTAGATGCAATTGGTAAGAAAATGAATATACGTACACCGTCCCGTACAAGAGATAGATTAGAACATGCGCTTGACAGCTTAACGGAAGCTGGCCTAATTGCTTCGTGGCAGTATGAGAAATGGGATGAATCTATCGTTTCGTCTAATGGTTGGGCTCGCATATGGGCCAATTCAACTATTCTTATTGATCCTCCTAAGGTAATCAAGGAAAAATACAGTGCCATTACAAGAGCCAAAAGTGTTAGAAGTACCACTACAGGATACATTGGAAATCATAGTGGGGAAGAAAAAAAGGACAAATTAGGGAAGCAAATGAAAGCTATACGAAAAAGATTTGGACTCACTTTACTGCAAGTAGCTGATGATTTGGAAGTATCTGTTTCATATTTAAGTAATATTGAGAGAGACATTAAAACACCGTCAAATAAAATTAATAACCGGATAATAAATTGGCTGCAGCGTTATGAAGACTCTCTATAA
- a CDS encoding Maf family protein: protein MIKNLILASSSPRRQEILNQVKIPFTIQKPNVDESQIKSRDPLEKVKQLALRKGQNVPIEHKGEVILSADTVVSFEQNIFEKPKSKVDALQMITTLSGNVHEVFTGVMIRSFDHEIIFVEKTKVEFWQLSKDEIDWYISTDEPYDKAGAYGIQSLGSMFVKQIIGDYYTVMGLPISRVVRELRKFHVYPKIDNE, encoded by the coding sequence ATGATTAAAAACCTTATCTTAGCATCATCATCACCAAGAAGGCAGGAAATTTTAAATCAGGTTAAAATTCCCTTTACTATTCAAAAACCAAACGTAGATGAATCCCAAATCAAAAGCCGTGATCCTTTAGAAAAAGTGAAACAGTTGGCATTACGAAAAGGTCAAAACGTTCCTATTGAACACAAGGGTGAAGTTATCCTTTCTGCTGACACCGTTGTTTCCTTCGAGCAAAATATATTCGAGAAACCGAAGAGCAAGGTTGACGCCTTACAAATGATAACTACATTAAGCGGCAACGTACATGAGGTTTTTACCGGTGTCATGATTCGCTCTTTTGATCATGAGATTATATTCGTAGAAAAAACAAAGGTGGAATTTTGGCAGCTATCAAAAGATGAAATAGATTGGTATATATCTACGGATGAACCGTACGATAAAGCAGGCGCATATGGAATTCAAAGTCTTGGGTCTATGTTTGTAAAACAAATTATTGGCGATTACTACACTGTCATGGGATTGCCAATTTCGCGGGTGGTTAGAGAGTTGAGGAAGTTTCATGTGTATCCGAAAATAGATAACGAATAA